The Zalophus californianus isolate mZalCal1 chromosome 8, mZalCal1.pri.v2, whole genome shotgun sequence genome has a segment encoding these proteins:
- the LOC113937525 gene encoding 60S ribosomal protein L26-like, translated as MKFNPFVTSDRSKNRKRHFNAPSHIRRKIMSSPLSKELRQKYNVRSMPIRKDDEVQVVRGHYKGQQIGKVVQVYRKKYVIHIERVQREKANGTTVHVGIHPSKVVITRLKLDKDRKKILERKAKSRQVGKEKGKYKEETIEKMQE; from the coding sequence ATGAAGTTTAATCCCTTTGTGACTTCGGACCGGAGCAAGAACCGAAAACGGCATTTCAATGCACCTTCCCACATTCGCAGGAAGATCATGTCTTCCCCTCTTTCTAAAGAGCTGAGACAGAAGTACAACGTTCGATCCATGCCCATCCGAAAGGATGATGAAGTGCAGGTTGTGCGAGGACACTACAAAGGTCAGCAGATTGGCAAAGTAGTCCAGGTTTACAGGAAGAAGTACGTCATCCACATCGAACGAGTGCAGCGAGAGAAGGCAAACGGCACAACCGTCCACGTGGGCATTCACCCTAGCAAGGTGGTTATCACCAGACTAAAACTGGACAAAGACCGCAAAAAGATCCTTGAACGTAAAGCCAAATCTCGCCaagtaggaaaggaaaagggcaaaTATAAGGAAGAAACAATTGAGAAGATGCAGGAGTAA